The following nucleotide sequence is from Thermoanaerobaculia bacterium.
GATTCCTGCGGGATGCGCCATTCCTCGGTGCCCCGCTCCGGCGTCATTTGATGAAGTATCCAGCCGCCTTCCAGTCGCTCCCCTCGCGAACGGCCGTGACGGTCTCGACGGCATCGGCCTTGGCCGCGTAGGAGGCGTGGAACTGGATCACGAAGTACTCGCCGTCCGGCGCGCCCGGCAGCGACCTCCGGAAGTCGGCGGATTTCAGGGTGCGTTTGCCGAGGTCGCCCATCGGTTTCCTCCCGCCGTTCATCGCGTCCACCCATCGCTGTCGGGACACGGCGCCCTGGAAGAGCTTCGACGCGTCGTCCCAGGACTGTCCGTACTTTCCTTCGTCGATGACGTGGAGCCACGTCGTCATGGCCGTGACGGCGGGCAGCGAGTCCGGCGGCTTGGGCGGCTCGTCGGCCGCGCGGGCGGCGAAGGGCGCCAGGACGAGGGCCAGAGCGGCGCCGAGGAGCGCGAGGGGACGAAGACGCATGAGAACCTCCCTCCGGGACGGCCCCGGAGGGAAGATTCTAGCCTGCCGGCGCGGCGATCCGCGGTTACTTCGCGCCGCTCTTCTTCGCGAACGCGGAAGCCGGCACGTCCCCGGAGATCGTGACGCCGTCGTCGGTGCGGCTCACCTTGATCCTGCGGATCGCCGACACGAGCTCGGGGTTCTTCGACTGCGCCGACATGCGCCACGCCGCGAGCATCCCGCGGAGGACGTCCTCGAGGTTCTGCCGCGTCTCCTCGTCGGAAGCGACGCCCGTCGCCGAGATCGACACGGCCGAACCGGAGACGTCCGCCTGGAACGTCACCAGCGACAGGGACCGGAGCGCTCCCGCGAGCTGCGCCGCCGGGCTGTCTCCGCCTTCGCGGGCCGAGGAAGGATGGATCCGCTGGATCCGGGCGGCGTCGACGATCGCCCAGGCGGCCGAACGCGTATCGACGCGGCCGAGAGCGTCGGAAACGAAGGAGTGCGGCGGGAGGCCGGCCGACCCGGCCGCATACGCGTCGAGCGCGTGGAGAAGCGCCGGTTCGCTTCCCGCGATCACGAGCGTCGACGAGACGAAGGCCACCGCGCCGGAGTCGTGCGCGTGCTCTCCCGCGTGGGCCGGAAGCCGGTAATACGGGAAGGGGGCGGCGTCGATGCGCACCGCTCCCCGCGACGCGGTCGCCGCGGCGAGAGCGTCGGGGTGGAAGCGTCCCTCGAAGACGACGAGCGGTCCCGGATCGCCGGTCCCGGCGGCGGTGAGCGAGAAGACGGCGGAGTCGACGTCCTTCTTCGGATCGAGGCCGGCGTCGTTCAGGAACCGCGCGGCCTTTCCGTCGGCCGAAACCGCATCGGTCTCGTGGAACAGGTCGGCCGAGACCGCGCTCGATTTCAGCCGGTCGAATCGGACCTCGCCGACCGCGAGGGCGTCCGAAGGCACGAGGGCGAGCCCGTCGGCGGGCGGCGCCGCGGGCGCCGCCGAAACGGCGCCCGCGAAAGCGGGGACGAAAGCGCAGAGGAGAAGGGCGAGGCGTTTCATCAGAAATCCTTTCTCTGGAAGAGCCATGAGGCGAGCAGGAAACAGGCGAGCCCGAAGGCCGCCGTCGTTCCGAAGGAAAGAGCGGAAATCGAGCCCGTCACCTCGTGCGGCACGGCGCGGCCGCCGACGAGCGCGATGGCGGCGCGGCCGAGCTCGACGACTTTCGGGAGCGTCCAGTAGAGCCCCCGCACGATCGCCGCCTGCCACTCGTGCGCCATCGCCGCCTCGATCTTCTCGTGGCCCGCGAAGATCGTCGAGAGGAAGAAGATCGCGTAGGTCGCCATGATCGAGACGCCGGTCGAGGAGGTCACGACGCCGATGCAGAACGAGAACGCCATCAAGACCGCGATCGTCAGCAGGATCACGAGCGCCGCGAGAAAGAACCGCGGGTGCATGACCTTCGTCTTCCACGCCACGATCGCCCAGATCGCGCCGACGAGATAGACGACGTTCGCGGCCGCGAGCAGCATCCCGGCCACGTAACGCGACGCGAGGAGGCGGACGCGGCCGGTCGGCCGCGAGAGGTAGAGGTCGATCGTTCCCTTCTCCTGGAGGCGCGGCGTCAGGTGCGCCGTCGCGAAGATCGCGAGGAACGTTCCGATGACGTAGAGGAACGCGGAGAACCCCGATTCGAATCCGATGACGAGCCGGTCGAGGTCGACGCGCTCTCCTCCCATCTGCACCGACTGCCCGAAGAGCTTCGCTCCCGCGAGCGCGCCGTTGACG
It contains:
- a CDS encoding DUF4019 domain-containing protein; the encoded protein is MRLRPLALLGAALALVLAPFAARAADEPPKPPDSLPAVTAMTTWLHVIDEGKYGQSWDDASKLFQGAVSRQRWVDAMNGGRKPMGDLGKRTLKSADFRRSLPGAPDGEYFVIQFHASYAAKADAVETVTAVREGSDWKAAGYFIK
- a CDS encoding ABC transporter permease subunit, whose protein sequence is MRTLAANVEDVFREAAARWTLVAYFVLSSLFILIFAFAVNLDIVNGALAGAKLFGQSVQMGGERVDLDRLVIGFESGFSAFLYVIGTFLAIFATAHLTPRLQEKGTIDLYLSRPTGRVRLLASRYVAGMLLAAANVVYLVGAIWAIVAWKTKVMHPRFFLAALVILLTIAVLMAFSFCIGVVTSSTGVSIMATYAIFFLSTIFAGHEKIEAAMAHEWQAAIVRGLYWTLPKVVELGRAAIALVGGRAVPHEVTGSISALSFGTTAAFGLACFLLASWLFQRKDF